One window of the Salminus brasiliensis chromosome 1, fSalBra1.hap2, whole genome shotgun sequence genome contains the following:
- the grk1b gene encoding rhodopsin kinase GRK1b, with amino-acid sequence MDIGGLETVVANSAYVSARGSVDAAAAATMRDKKYRAKLNLPHIRECEHTKTTVDSAFDSMCIRQPIGKRLFQQYLTSEAVHKNTGEFWKDMEDYLTAQEQDRAQKAQKMVNKYFESSSKTFCSFLEEKAVSRVKEDLKNLRGDLFKESERLLLKHLEAKALPGFRDSAYFLRYVQFKWLESQSVTEDWFMEFRVLGKGGFGEVHACQMKATGKMYANKKLNKKRLKKRKGYDGAMVEKRILAKVHSRFIVTLAYAFQTKTDLCLVMTIMNGGDLRYHMYNVDEKTPGFSETRACFYTAQIVCGLEHLHQHRIIYRDLKPENVLLDDAGHVRLSDLGLAVELPPGKDRTTGYAGTPGFMAPELLQNKEYDYTVDYFTLGVTLYEMVAAKGPFRVRGEQVENSEVTRRILNDAVSYPPTFSKELKDICKGLMEKDPEKRLGFKNSDCTELKNQMFFKELNWGRLEAGMLPPPFVPDPKMVYAKNIDDVGAFSTVKGVVIDGKDDEFYGEFSSGNIPIPWQEEMIETGVFGELNIWAENGKLPRDLDPNYVEAKGGGCVLL; translated from the exons ATGGATATTGGTGGGCTGGAGACGGTGGTGGCCAACTCGGCCTACGTATCGGCCCGCGGGAGCGTGGACGCCGCCGCTGCTGCAACCATGCGGGACAAGAAGTACCGAGCCAAGCTTAACCTGCCCCACATCAGGGAGTGTGAGCACACGAAGACCACGGTGGACTCGGCCTTCGACAGCATGTGCATCCGCCAGCCCATTGGCAAGCGCCTCTTCCAGCAGTATTTGACCAGCGAGGCCGTCCACAAGAACACCGGTGAGTTCTGGAAGGACATGGAAGATTACCTCACGGCCCAGGAGCAGGACCGCGCCCAGAAAGCCCAGAAAATGGTCAACAAGTATTTCGAATCCAGCTCCAAGACCTTCTGCAGCTTCCTGGAGGAGAAGGCTGTGAGCAGGGTGAAGGAGGACCTGAAGAACCTCCGAGGTGACCTCTTTAAAGAGAGCGAGCGGCTGCTGCTGAAGCACCTGGAGGCCAAAGCGCTGCCCGGCTTCAGAGACAGTGCGTACTTTCTGCGCTACGTCCAGTTTAAGTGGCTGGAGAGCCAGTCGGTCACAGAGGACTGGTTCATGGAGTTTCGGGTGCTCGGGAAGGGCGGGTTCGGGGAGGTCCACGCCTGCCAGATGAAGGCCACGGGGAAGATGTATGCCAACAAGAAGCTGAACAAGAAAAGACTGAAGAAGCGTAAAGGCTACGAT GGGGCGATGGTCGAAAAACGGATCCTGGCGAAAGTCCACAGCCGCTTCATCGTCACGCTGGCATACGCCTTCCAGACCAAGACTGACCTCTGCCTGGTGATGACCATCATGAATGGAGGAGACCTCCG GTATCACATGTATAATGTGGATGAGAAGACGCCGGGCTTTAGCGAGACCCGGGCCTGTTTCTACACGGCTCAGATCGTCTGTGGTTTGGAGCACCTGCACCAGCACCGGATCATCTACAGAGACCTCAAACCTGAGAACGTCCTGCTGGATGAcgcag GACACGTTCGTCTGTCAGATCTCGGGCTGGCCGTGGAGCTTCCGCCCGGAAAGGACAGAACTACAGGATACGCAGGAACACCAG gCTTCATGGCTCCAGAGCTGCTGCAGAACAAGGAGTACGACTATACAGTCGATTATTTCACTCTTGGAGTGACGCTGTACGAGATGGTGGCGGCCAAGGGACCCTTTAGGGTTCGAGGAgagcag GTGGAGAACAGTGAGGTGACCAGGCGGATCCTGAACGATGCCGTGTCCTACCCCCCCACCTTCAGTAAGGAGCTGAAGGACATCTGCAAGGGCCTGATGGAGAAGGATCCAGAGAAGAGGCTGGGCTTCAAGAACAGCGACTGCACCGAGCTGAAGAACCAGATGTTCTTTAAGGAGCTGAACTGGGGCCGGCTCGAGGCAG GGATGCTGCCCCCTCCATTTGTTCCAGACCCTAAGATGGTGTACGCTAAGAACATTGACGACGTCGGGGCGTTCAGCACGGTGAAGGGTGTGGTGATCGACGGTAAAGATGACGAGTTTTATGGCGAGTTTTCCTCAGGGAACATTCCCATCCCCTGGCAGGAGGAGATGATTGAGACCGGCGTGTTCGGAGAGCTCAACATTTGGGCAGAAAATGGAAAACTGCCCCGTGACCTCGACCCTAACTATGTGGAGGCCAAAGGAGGAGGGTGTGTTCTGCTGTGA